Within Lolium rigidum isolate FL_2022 chromosome 5, APGP_CSIRO_Lrig_0.1, whole genome shotgun sequence, the genomic segment GGGGCTCTGCGCGGGGCAGatgcggccggcggcggtgctcTTCGGGGCGTCCGGGACTCGgtccggcggcgcggcggcaaggCATGGCGACGGCGGCTCTCGGCGaaggcggtggcggcgcagcgcGAGCCGGGGCAGGGCGGCGGAgcgcggcgtcggaggggcaggctggcggcgcggcgcgggtcGGGCCAGTTGGGTCCCGATCTGGGCCCTGCGGGCACTGTCCATGGCCAGGCGGGCCTGGGCAGGGCCACCGCCGGCGGGGCACCCTCCGGGCTGCACTGCGGCTGGATCTAGGTCCGGGCCAGGTGGGCCCGGATCCGGCGGCCCGGGCAGCTCGCGTTCGTCCCCTATTTTGCTCGGGCGGGTCGTCGGATGTTCTTGCTCGGCGTTCAAAGGCGAGTTCTTGGAGGCCGACAAAGCGACGGGCTTGATCGGCGGCGTGGTGGCGTCGGCTACGGTGCAACTACGTCCCCGGGCGTTGCGGCGGGGGTGCTCCTTTGCGGCGGTGTGCGGTCTCGGTCGCGGCCGTCTTGCGAGGAGTGAGGTCGCGGTGACGCTGCTCATGGCATCTGCCTAACACATGGTGGTCTGGCCGGTGGCGGCATGGGTTGGCTCGGCACAGAGCTACAGTTGGATGGCATCGGCGACGTGGGCATagcagcgcggcaacacggctaaTGGGGCCTGATCCGGGCCTGGCAGGCGGTCGGGCCTGATCTAGGCCTAATTGGTAGTGCTACCACGTCCGGACGGTGGGCACCCTGTGTGCCGGAGGGCGGATCCCCTCCCCTAGCTGGCGCTGGCCCTGATGACTGTTAGCTATGGTGTTGGCTTGCCCTGTCCATTCCGTCAGCGTTTCGCGTGTTGGCTAGGTCatgggctcgagctcgtgggaggccggggcggcggccccggaaggcgggCTGCATGGTTGGCTCTACGGCGGGCAacgttgcggtggtggtggtcccACTCTTCGGTCATGGGGATGGCGTGGAGCGGACGATGGGTGTTCCTGGGGTTGGCGGCGCTTCGGCTTTGGTAGCTCCCAGATCTTGTTTCGGAAACCTACCTCGGTGGCTGCGGGCGGCTAAGTTCTCCGGGCGTGGTGTGAGGATGCTTCCGGGCGAAAGCTCGGCGCCTCGGCGCCGGCCGACGGCGATGCTTGCGGGTGTCgcaaccctcttgggggcgtcgttgtgggtatccTCCCTGCGGGACGGCTCCAGGTGAAAACCTAGACCTTGcggtctcggcggcggcggcgtgatgcgtcgttaccctcttgggggcgccGTTGTGGAGCTCCGTTGCAACTCGGGCCGTTTTCAATGTCGCCGCAAGTTTTGGTTTTcgtgttcttttttgtttatccttgatctgctttgtaagaggttctcctcaccaccttgtatcggttcggccgttgcggctttatttataaagcggggcgcaaGCCTATTTCGAGAGAGGGAAGTCCAAGTTCAGGATTGACCAATGTGCTTCAATTGCCTGGAGACCCCGTACCAAGGTCGACAAAACTTTGTGAAATTGGGGCTTCTCCCTTCTCTAGATAGGAGGAATGATAACACATAAAGTTTATGCGGATGCAATTGCAAAAGGGTTTGCACAACACAAAAAAAAGCAAGAGTAATGATTTGGACTGACACATGAAAATCACAGAAACTATGCCTCTTTCGCACATGAACTGGAATAAAAAAAAAGAGGTTGAAGTGAATGCTGAAGTTTATCTTGAATTGAGACATAGAACACCAGTTAATAGGATTTTGTAGCACAATCCCCTTTAATTGAGATGGTATTTGCAAGAAAAAAATTCTAAGGGGTTGAAACATGAAATCCTACATAGACCCCATAAAATTCATACGGTCCAAAGAGGGTCTTTTAATCTATGGAAATAACTTTTCTGTGGTCATGAAGCACTTGGAACAAAGAACATATCACTAGAGAATCTTCGACACGTAATGATACTGCAGGCCTATTCCAAGAATCCAATCCCATCTTTTGCATGGTAATAGAGAGTGTGCCTCGATCCTACACAAATGAGTAATTTTTGCTTTTGTAGTGGATGTTGAAGTTCCTGTAGGTGGGCGAAGCTGGACGAAAAGATCATTGGGTTCAGTTCTACTGGTTATGTGATAATCATCTACTAATGAGACAAGTTAAAGTGCAGATTAGTGAAGGTTTCATGAAATTCGTTGAGTTCAACTGAACCCAACACTTCTATACCAGCTCCGCCACCGTGTAGGTATTGAGGCATATGAAACAAATCCATGGAAATTTCGGTGGCACCATTTTCTTTGATCCAAAGAGAATTTGTAAATAATTCAAAGAACTGGCCGGAATCCTACACAAATTCATACTGAAATTCCGGCAATCCAAAGAGTCCATAGTTTATTCTCCGGAATTAACTTCTGTTTAACCATGAAACACTTGCAAGAAACAATATACCACTGAGGAATATTCGATACGTAACGATACTGCAGCCAGCCTGCAGGCCTAGTCCAGGAATCCAGTTCCATCTTTTGAGTGGTTATCAGGTTAGATTTTCTTGTGTGCAGCGTCACCTTGCAGATTCGCATATAATGTGCCGGCATTATTTGCGTAGCTTTGCACGATTCTGATCTATCCAATGTCGTTGCCTACTCAGACGCACCGGTACGTAGCCGTTTCCTGCTCAGTCCACGTGCAGCAGATTCTTTCATTCGTTCAAAGCTTCAGTTATGATCTAGTCGATGTATTTCGTTGTATATTTATATTTTTCGTTCCACTGAACTCGTGATGGTTATCTGTCTGTCTGCATCCAAATCCAATGATTACAACGATATCATTAGAGCTAGTCGAATGCTAAACAACTCAGCTGTCAATGTAGCAATGGGCACAATGTAATGTAACTGTAAACTGTCTGTGTTTTAATCAGAATTACTAATATTAATAGACTTCAGGGTTCGGACACAGATGGGTCCATCGAATCTATTCGAGCACAGAGAGCAGATCTAGTTACACGGGCGATGTCATTGGATAGGGATGCATATATCTCTGCATATCGCTCCATGTGCTTCTTTTCACGGATTCGTGGAGCTGCGCTGTGCATATATAAGAGCAGCCAGGATAGCAGGTTTCATCCACTCACACACAACGGTTAACCTGCCAAACAGGCAAAGTGACTAGGCACACGACGTTAGCACGTTCAGGTCTCTCACAAACTTGTATTTTGGTCCAATGGCGTCACACCTGTGCTTCGTGAGGCCCTCCAGGATGAGCCTGCAGcgagccgtcgacgacgacgacggcgccatGACGGCGGCCGAGTTCAAGGAGTGGCTCCGGCGGTTCGACACGGACGGGGACGGGCGCATCAGCCGCGACGAGCTGCGGCGCGCGATGCGGGTGCTGCGTGTGCGGTTCACGGGGCGGCGGGCCAGGCGCGGCATCAGCTACGCCGACACCGACGGCGACGGATTCATCGACGACAGCGAGATCGACGGCCTCGTCGAGTTCGCGAGGAGGAACCTCGGCGTCCGGATCGTCGCATGTTAGAAGAACAGAGTTCTACGTACTGCCTACGTACGTGCCGCGCGCACGGGATGACTAATGTAAGTAGATTAATAATAAGGTCATCTCAGATGCGAAATTAGTAAACCGTATGTTCTGTAGTTTTGCTTCTTTTCCACTACAACTGAAGCCGTGCGCATGACTGGCTAGTGTTGCTACTGCTCGCTATCAAACCGTTTTAGTAAGAGTTTCATGCagctgcatagaaattatcatttCCCTTTTCCTTGTGTGAATGTACAGTATACTTTCTCCGAACTGACTGAAAAATGTAAGTCGCGTCTGGATTTACAAGACCCCACCATTTGTGCACGCACCTTGATTCCTTGAAGTTCTCGGAAAATGTAAGGAAAAAGACATGGCTATGCAAATCTGTACCTACAACATGAAAGCACAGCTCTAACTAAGATGTTCATATATATAGCGCAATATATCCCGTTATCGAAAAAAAACCTATATAGCGCAAACTCTCAAAGTTCACAGTACTCCCTTCTTCGGCCTAAGTTAATTGACACAGCTTAGGGATACACTTGTGCCGCGTTAATTAATTTAGGAAGAGGAAGTAACAACTCTTCTTTTGTAAGTATTATCACACTACGATGATGACAATCCTCGGAAAAGAACCGAGGATAATGACAAGCTACTTGCTTTCCCCTTTTTTCGTCTCTCTTTCATCTCCTTTTACCGTAATTAATGACCGTTTTTCTATATAGTTGTAACAAGTATGATACTCATTCACGTGGAATGTACATCTGGGGCTCAATATGGTTTTTATGGTTTTTGTCAATGTGATGTGCTATTTGTAGCTTATAGAGCGCATGCTACACAAATGTTGGTCCATGAGGCATGGTTATTTGGGGGTCAAAGGTAGA encodes:
- the LOC124656974 gene encoding polcalcin Syr v 3-like, which encodes MASHLCFVRPSRMSLQRAVDDDDGAMTAAEFKEWLRRFDTDGDGRISRDELRRAMRVLRVRFTGRRARRGISYADTDGDGFIDDSEIDGLVEFARRNLGVRIVAC